The following proteins come from a genomic window of Methanobacterium sp. Maddingley MBC34:
- a CDS encoding preprotein translocase subunit SecD (PFAM: Protein export membrane protein; SecD/SecF GG Motif~TIGRFAM: protein-export membrane protein SecD) gives MNFKEFLKDKRVLLMIVLVIASIGAISILGIQQGLDLKGGSTIQLQLEQPVDTATMNTVTAVLDKRLNIFGVKDVKVYPSGNQNVIVEIAGVEPDDVAKIVGSNGKFEAKINNQTALLGSDITQVKTYQVTGNEWQVPFTVSLEGANRFAQVAKGQAGVPVEMYLDDQLITSPEVADELATGQASTDVMISGTEATKEEAQTEAKSIHTLLQSGALPVKVKIVGVSSVSAELGDQFINGALIAGVLALLVIAAIIIIRYRNPILVIPIMLTSIAELILILGTAAVVHWNIDLAAIAGILAAIGTGVDDQIIITDEVIKGFSEKKKIAGVRKHIKSAFFIIFAAAGTLIAAMLPLFYIGFSRGATGIGVLSGFAFTTVLGVLIGIFITRPVYAKFIEMMLDTK, from the coding sequence ATGAATTTCAAAGAATTCCTCAAAGACAAAAGAGTACTACTCATGATCGTGCTGGTTATTGCTAGCATAGGTGCCATCTCCATTTTAGGTATACAACAGGGTTTAGACCTAAAAGGTGGTTCCACCATACAGTTACAGCTGGAACAACCAGTTGACACCGCAACCATGAACACGGTCACCGCAGTACTGGATAAACGATTAAACATTTTTGGTGTTAAAGATGTTAAAGTGTATCCCAGTGGAAACCAGAATGTTATTGTGGAGATAGCGGGGGTTGAACCAGATGATGTGGCCAAGATCGTTGGAAGTAACGGTAAGTTCGAGGCCAAAATCAACAACCAAACTGCCCTGCTGGGATCAGACATCACACAGGTGAAAACTTACCAGGTAACAGGAAACGAATGGCAGGTTCCATTCACTGTATCATTGGAGGGTGCCAATCGATTTGCCCAGGTTGCCAAAGGTCAAGCCGGAGTTCCGGTGGAAATGTACCTGGATGATCAGTTGATAACTTCTCCAGAGGTTGCCGATGAACTGGCCACTGGACAGGCATCTACCGATGTGATGATCAGTGGAACTGAAGCCACCAAGGAAGAAGCACAAACCGAAGCCAAAAGCATTCACACTCTCTTACAATCAGGTGCGTTGCCAGTTAAAGTTAAAATTGTAGGAGTCAGCAGTGTTTCCGCAGAGTTAGGTGATCAGTTCATAAATGGTGCACTTATAGCTGGTGTTTTAGCCCTTCTGGTTATTGCGGCCATTATAATCATAAGGTACCGTAACCCAATACTGGTTATTCCCATCATGTTAACCAGTATCGCTGAACTTATCCTGATACTGGGAACTGCGGCGGTGGTTCACTGGAACATAGATCTGGCAGCTATTGCTGGTATACTGGCTGCCATTGGTACCGGGGTGGATGACCAGATCATCATCACCGATGAGGTGATCAAGGGATTCAGTGAGAAGAAAAAGATCGCTGGTGTGCGTAAACATATAAAAAGCGCATTCTTCATCATATTCGCTGCAGCCGGAACCCTTATTGCTGCCATGTTACCACTGTTCTATATAGGGTTCAGCAGGGGAGCCACAGGAATAGGTGTGCTTTCTGGATTTGCATTCACCACAGTTCTGGGAGTTCTTATTGGAATATTCATCACCAGACCAGTGTACGCCAAGTTCATTGAAATGATGCTGGATACAAAATAG
- a CDS encoding aspartate carbamoyltransferase, regulatory subunit (PFAM: Aspartate carbamoyltransferase regulatory chain, metal binding domain; Aspartate carbamoyltransferase regulatory chain, allosteric domain~TIGRFAM: aspartate carbamoyltransferase, regulatory subunit), whose translation MKTPRELKVKPIKNGTVIDHISANKALRVLKILGLPSPKISVTLAMNVQSSQMGNKDIVKIEGRELASREVDEIALIAPYATINIIRDYEIVGKGKVNLLDEIKSILTCSNPNCITNTDEPVTTRFAVLQKEPMILRCHYCERIMDQAEVETQFRVF comes from the coding sequence ATGAAAACTCCCCGGGAATTGAAGGTAAAACCCATTAAAAATGGGACAGTTATTGACCATATAAGTGCTAACAAAGCTCTTAGAGTCCTTAAAATACTGGGGCTGCCCAGTCCGAAAATATCGGTGACTCTGGCCATGAATGTGCAGTCCAGCCAAATGGGAAACAAGGATATTGTTAAAATTGAGGGAAGGGAACTGGCATCAAGGGAAGTTGATGAAATCGCACTAATAGCACCCTATGCTACCATTAACATCATAAGAGATTATGAAATTGTTGGAAAAGGCAAAGTGAATCTTTTAGATGAGATTAAGAGTATTTTAACCTGTTCCAATCCTAACTGCATCACCAACACTGACGAACCAGTTACCACCCGTTTTGCTGTGCTGCAGAAGGAACCAATGATACTCCGCTGCCATTACTGTGAACGGATCATGGACCAGGCCGAAGTGGAAACCCAGTTTAGAGTATTTTAG
- a CDS encoding secondary thiamine-phosphate synthase enzyme (PFAM: Uncharacterised protein family UPF0047~TIGRFAM: secondary thiamine-phosphate synthase enzyme), producing MALKREIVGINTSQRVEIHDITDDVEAVLKNSGIGDGLLNVYSRHSTSGVVINENESGLIRDFELALQKLVPEGAGYQHDRIDNNADSHIRGFLLGGSQTIPVENGRMMLGTWQSIFFVELDGPRQRKLTVTVIGE from the coding sequence ATGGCTTTAAAACGGGAGATTGTGGGGATAAACACATCACAGAGGGTTGAAATCCATGATATCACTGATGATGTGGAGGCTGTCCTTAAAAATAGTGGTATTGGGGATGGGCTTTTGAATGTCTACAGCCGCCATTCTACATCAGGAGTGGTTATAAATGAGAATGAATCTGGTTTAATCAGAGACTTTGAGTTAGCCCTTCAAAAACTGGTTCCAGAGGGTGCAGGTTACCAGCACGACCGTATTGATAACAATGCCGACAGTCACATCAGGGGATTCCTTTTAGGAGGTAGCCAGACAATTCCTGTTGAAAATGGTCGAATGATGCTGGGAACCTGGCAGAGTATTTTCTTTGTGGAACTGGACGGTCCCAGGCAAAGGAAACTGACAGTGACTGTGATTGGCGAATAA
- a CDS encoding phenylalanyl-tRNA synthetase beta subunit (PFAM: tRNA synthetase B5 domain; B3/4 domain~TIGRFAM: phenylalanyl-tRNA synthetase, beta subunit), whose amino-acid sequence MPVIKFTYNDLEELLKQSIDRDELIDLLPMIGSDIEHYDDEEVKVEFFPNRPDYLSVEGVARALKGFLEIEKGIPKYQLEPSGTSITIDPGLKDIRPYTACCLVRNVKFTHDKLPQIMDFQEDLHWVIGRDRKKVAIGIHNLDVLKGPFRYLAALPDETSFVPLEMDEEMTLREILTEHKKGRSYAHLIDKYDRYPLIMDSEDNILSMPPIINGELTKLTTGTRNLFVDVTGTDQQAVERTLNIIATSFAESGATIQTMENIYPDETLIRPDLTPKERTVSVKNAVKLIGIPLTAEVVVDSLRKVRFDATVVDEDTVRVLIPPYRADILHEVDIIENVAIGYCFRKIEPELPQVATVAREDPYMDFDQNVREIMNGLGFAEVMSLMLTNEENHYQKMGLPETERVEVAQPISQDRTMIRQSLINGLLEFLEDNKHEELPQRIFEVGETVFLDGEKETRTVGVKKLAAMTTHSQANFTEIKSTSDALISNLGLKMEIEDLDHPSFIQGRCARLKGVKKGTSELCVDGFFGEMNPQVIRNFELEYPVVALEVEFKSLK is encoded by the coding sequence ATGCCAGTTATAAAATTCACCTACAATGACCTGGAAGAACTGTTAAAACAATCTATCGACAGGGATGAACTAATCGATCTTCTCCCTATGATTGGGAGTGACATTGAACATTATGATGATGAAGAAGTTAAAGTGGAGTTTTTCCCCAACCGACCCGACTACTTGAGTGTGGAAGGAGTGGCCCGGGCACTCAAGGGTTTCCTGGAAATAGAGAAGGGAATACCCAAGTACCAACTGGAACCCTCTGGTACCAGTATCACCATAGACCCTGGACTCAAAGATATCCGACCCTACACTGCCTGCTGTCTGGTTCGTAATGTTAAATTTACCCATGACAAACTCCCCCAGATAATGGACTTCCAGGAAGACCTGCACTGGGTTATAGGTCGGGACCGTAAAAAAGTGGCCATTGGAATCCACAACCTGGACGTTCTCAAAGGGCCTTTCCGGTACCTGGCAGCTCTCCCTGATGAAACATCCTTCGTACCCCTGGAAATGGATGAGGAAATGACCCTCAGAGAAATACTAACTGAACACAAGAAAGGACGATCCTACGCCCATCTGATAGATAAATACGACCGTTACCCTCTGATAATGGACTCTGAGGATAACATCCTTTCCATGCCCCCTATTATCAATGGGGAGCTAACCAAACTCACCACTGGAACCAGAAACCTCTTTGTGGATGTTACTGGCACGGACCAGCAGGCAGTGGAGCGAACATTGAATATTATAGCCACCAGCTTCGCAGAGTCAGGAGCCACCATTCAGACCATGGAGAATATTTACCCAGATGAAACACTGATAAGGCCTGATTTAACACCTAAAGAACGCACAGTCAGTGTGAAAAATGCAGTCAAGCTAATTGGAATCCCACTCACAGCAGAAGTAGTAGTGGACTCCCTGAGGAAAGTTCGTTTTGATGCCACAGTTGTTGATGAGGATACTGTGAGAGTATTGATTCCTCCATACCGGGCAGACATACTCCACGAAGTGGACATAATAGAAAACGTGGCCATAGGATACTGCTTCCGCAAGATAGAACCGGAACTACCACAGGTGGCGACAGTGGCCCGGGAAGATCCTTACATGGACTTTGATCAGAATGTTAGGGAGATCATGAACGGCTTAGGATTTGCTGAGGTTATGAGTCTCATGTTAACCAATGAGGAGAACCACTACCAGAAAATGGGACTTCCCGAGACTGAGAGGGTGGAAGTAGCTCAGCCTATAAGTCAGGACAGGACCATGATCCGCCAGAGTCTCATTAATGGTTTATTGGAATTTCTGGAGGATAACAAACACGAAGAACTTCCACAGAGAATCTTCGAAGTAGGGGAAACAGTCTTCCTGGATGGGGAAAAGGAAACCAGAACTGTGGGTGTTAAAAAACTGGCAGCCATGACCACCCATTCACAGGCCAACTTCACTGAGATCAAATCAACCAGTGATGCCCTGATAAGTAATCTGGGACTAAAGATGGAGATTGAAGACCTGGATCATCCCAGCTTTATTCAGGGCCGATGTGCACGACTAAAAGGAGTGAAAAAAGGAACATCTGAGCTATGTGTTGATGGATTCTTTGGTGAAATGAACCCCCAAGTCATCAGGAACTTTGAACTGGAGTATCCAGTGGTGGCATTAGAAGTAGAGTTTAAAAGTCTTAAATAA
- a CDS encoding valyl-tRNA synthetase (PFAM: tRNA synthetases class I (I, L, M and V); Anticodon-binding domain~TIGRFAM: valyl-tRNA synthetase) produces the protein MKEVEVPKDYNHENEIDWQATWQRMKLYQFNPDEKRPRYIIDTPPPYPTGSIHIGHVLNWLYMDLLARWKRMQGYSVLFPQGWDCHGLPTEVKVEEIHGIKKNDVPREEFRRMCIELTGENIQGMKTQMQRMGYSQDWNREYVTMTPEYKEKTQRSFLQMYNDGLIYRAVHPVNWCPRCETAIAFAEVEYQENETFLNYLEFPASSDEAGVPIATTRPELLAACVAVVVHPEDERYQHLTGKKVQVPLFNREVEIITDQEVDPEFGTGAVMICTFGDKTDVTWVNRYNLDIIEAINEQGIMQEVCGKYSGLTLAECKEAIMEDLDKEGFLTRKEKVDQNVGQCWRCKTPIEILVKKQWFVAVKELNPQIVDAAENMEWIPEHMKTRLLNWTGNMDWDWCISRQRIFATPIPVWYCESCGEVMLPSEDEVPIDPTQTQPSQPCKCGSTAFTAEEDVLDTWMDSSITPLVIAGWPSPEYRDLFPSSIRQQGHDIIRTWAFYTILRSLAITKDAPFKSVIINGMVFGEDGHKMSKSRGNVIAPEEVVAEYGADALRLWAANSVPGSDVPFAWKDVQHGYKFLRKFWNAFRFVNMHLAGYQEEIAEGEDLESIKSSLKPLDRWILSGLNQLVGEVTQAMEEYNFAHARNRIQAYVWHDFCDDYIEAVKYRLYTKDEGESKQAALYTLNTVIKTSLRLLAPFTPHFTEEIHYYLEGYGSGEEEENDLKYGTGGFRSIHQENWPEVAEDLLNPVADEIGRVGVEVISQLRRFKASRKMPLNTPLKAATIYSSSSEVYNHLVTLQEDIKGTMRIEKLMITEGKPDVREIVVEITPRMDKIGPEFKGQAPVIVNYLQSNDPQEIAGTLEKDGYIDIEGSRITAHHVSLTKELVGRTGEKVELILMEELDLVTELVI, from the coding sequence ATGAAGGAAGTTGAGGTTCCCAAGGACTACAATCACGAAAATGAAATAGACTGGCAAGCAACCTGGCAGAGAATGAAACTTTACCAGTTCAACCCGGATGAAAAACGTCCCCGTTATATAATAGACACACCACCACCATACCCCACTGGATCCATCCACATTGGACACGTTCTAAACTGGTTATACATGGATTTATTAGCACGTTGGAAGCGTATGCAGGGATATTCAGTGTTATTCCCTCAGGGATGGGACTGTCACGGTCTTCCAACCGAGGTTAAGGTGGAGGAGATCCACGGTATTAAAAAGAACGATGTGCCCCGGGAAGAGTTCCGCAGGATGTGCATTGAACTCACTGGAGAGAATATCCAGGGAATGAAAACCCAGATGCAACGCATGGGATACTCTCAGGACTGGAATCGAGAATACGTGACCATGACCCCTGAGTACAAGGAAAAAACCCAGCGTAGTTTCCTCCAGATGTACAATGATGGTCTCATCTATCGGGCAGTGCACCCTGTGAACTGGTGCCCCCGTTGTGAGACAGCCATTGCTTTTGCTGAAGTTGAGTACCAGGAAAATGAAACCTTCCTCAACTACCTGGAATTTCCTGCCAGCTCTGATGAAGCTGGTGTGCCCATTGCCACCACCAGGCCAGAATTACTGGCAGCATGTGTAGCAGTGGTTGTGCATCCTGAAGATGAACGTTATCAGCACCTCACCGGCAAAAAAGTACAGGTACCTCTGTTTAACCGGGAAGTGGAGATCATCACTGACCAGGAAGTTGACCCAGAATTTGGTACCGGGGCCGTTATGATCTGTACCTTCGGGGATAAGACCGACGTAACCTGGGTTAACCGTTACAACCTGGATATAATTGAAGCCATCAATGAACAGGGAATAATGCAGGAAGTCTGCGGCAAATACAGTGGACTGACACTGGCAGAATGTAAAGAAGCCATAATGGAAGACCTGGATAAGGAAGGATTCCTCACCCGTAAAGAAAAAGTTGATCAGAATGTGGGCCAGTGCTGGAGATGCAAAACACCCATTGAGATCCTGGTTAAAAAACAGTGGTTCGTGGCAGTTAAAGAACTGAACCCCCAGATCGTAGACGCTGCCGAGAACATGGAATGGATACCAGAACACATGAAAACCCGTCTTTTAAACTGGACCGGGAACATGGACTGGGACTGGTGCATCAGCAGGCAGAGGATATTCGCCACACCCATACCAGTATGGTACTGTGAAAGTTGCGGAGAGGTCATGTTACCATCTGAAGATGAAGTACCAATAGATCCAACCCAGACACAACCTTCACAACCCTGTAAGTGCGGAAGCACTGCATTCACTGCAGAGGAGGATGTTCTGGACACCTGGATGGACAGTTCCATCACACCCCTGGTGATTGCTGGCTGGCCATCACCTGAGTACCGGGATCTTTTCCCATCAAGCATCCGCCAGCAGGGACACGATATTATACGTACCTGGGCCTTTTACACCATTCTCCGTAGCCTGGCCATCACTAAAGACGCGCCCTTTAAGAGCGTGATAATCAATGGGATGGTCTTTGGTGAAGACGGTCATAAGATGAGTAAATCCCGTGGTAACGTCATCGCCCCTGAAGAAGTAGTAGCAGAGTACGGTGCCGATGCCCTGCGTCTCTGGGCAGCCAACAGTGTCCCTGGATCAGATGTACCCTTCGCCTGGAAGGATGTTCAGCACGGTTACAAATTCCTGCGGAAATTCTGGAATGCCTTCCGCTTCGTGAACATGCACCTGGCAGGTTACCAGGAAGAAATTGCAGAAGGAGAGGATCTGGAATCCATTAAATCCAGCCTTAAACCACTGGACCGGTGGATACTGTCTGGTTTGAACCAGCTGGTGGGAGAGGTTACCCAGGCCATGGAGGAGTACAACTTCGCCCATGCCCGTAACCGTATCCAGGCCTATGTATGGCATGACTTCTGTGATGATTACATTGAAGCAGTTAAATACCGACTGTACACCAAAGATGAGGGAGAATCAAAACAGGCCGCACTTTACACCCTGAACACAGTTATTAAAACATCCCTAAGGCTCCTGGCCCCATTCACACCCCACTTCACCGAGGAGATCCATTACTACTTGGAGGGATATGGTAGTGGTGAAGAAGAGGAAAATGATTTGAAGTATGGAACTGGTGGATTCAGGAGTATCCATCAGGAGAACTGGCCAGAAGTTGCAGAAGATCTTCTGAATCCGGTTGCTGATGAGATAGGTCGTGTGGGAGTGGAAGTGATTAGTCAGTTAAGGCGCTTTAAAGCCAGTCGGAAAATGCCTCTGAACACACCCCTTAAAGCTGCTACCATTTATTCCAGTTCCTCTGAAGTTTACAATCATCTGGTAACCCTCCAGGAAGATATTAAGGGCACCATGCGTATTGAAAAGTTGATGATAACTGAGGGTAAACCCGACGTAAGGGAGATAGTGGTGGAAATCACTCCCCGCATGGATAAGATCGGACCAGAGTTCAAGGGCCAAGCCCCAGTGATAGTCAATTATTTGCAGTCCAATGACCCCCAGGAAATTGCCGGGACCCTTGAAAAGGATGGTTATATTGATATTGAAGGATCCAGGATCACCGCCCATCATGTGTCTCTCACCAAAGAGCTAGTGGGTCGCACCGGGGAGAAAGTGGAACTGATCCTAATGGAAGAACTGGACCTGGTAACGGAACTGGTGATCTAA
- a CDS encoding 3-phosphoshikimate 1-carboxyvinyltransferase (PFAM: EPSP synthase (3-phosphoshikimate 1-carboxyvinyltransferase)~TIGRFAM: 3-phosphoshikimate 1-carboxyvinyltransferase) — translation MELKVEKASEIKGVVKAPPSKSYTHRALLVACLAEGESYLRDPLYSADTMATLEACQLLGCAVEVEDDLCTVQGTAGNFKTPEDVLDLKNSGTTLRFLTSMASLAPECTVLTGDDSLRGRPMQDLLDSLQKLGVKAYSTRNNGLPPIVIKNGFYGGKTEIKGDVSSQYISSILLSAPYAQNPVDLRVRGDFKSRPYVEMTLDIMENFGVHCQQESETQFHLDKQVYQARDYTIEGDYSSASYLLSAAAILDGEVTVQNLFSESKQGDRIILDILREMGANISVREDQVTVKGTVDSDKRTIKSSHKGTINSSNMGTSSNMETSSHIGTTKSSDKYAESGNVTSDLQGVQVNLENSPDLLPTVAALAAVAQGTSQITGVEHARFKETDRVHTMALELGKLGVKVTEERDGLIIQGGAHGGVVESHEDHRLVMALTLVGLLTGGVRIKGAAAHRVSFPNFPQVMESLGCPIKII, via the coding sequence GTGGAATTAAAGGTAGAAAAAGCCAGTGAAATAAAAGGAGTGGTGAAAGCCCCTCCATCTAAAAGTTACACCCATCGTGCTTTATTAGTGGCTTGTCTGGCTGAGGGTGAGTCTTACCTAAGAGATCCCCTTTACTCAGCCGATACCATGGCAACATTAGAGGCCTGCCAGTTGCTGGGATGCGCAGTGGAAGTGGAGGATGATCTATGCACTGTTCAGGGCACAGCAGGGAATTTCAAAACACCTGAAGATGTTTTAGACCTTAAAAACAGTGGCACCACCCTACGTTTTCTCACCAGCATGGCTAGCCTGGCTCCAGAGTGCACTGTGCTCACTGGTGATGATTCCCTTAGAGGAAGACCCATGCAGGACCTCCTGGACTCCCTCCAGAAGCTGGGAGTAAAGGCTTACTCAACCCGAAACAACGGCTTACCACCCATAGTTATAAAAAATGGATTTTACGGAGGTAAAACTGAGATAAAGGGTGATGTAAGTTCACAGTACATCTCATCCATCCTGCTTTCAGCTCCTTACGCTCAGAATCCTGTGGATCTAAGGGTGAGGGGTGATTTCAAGAGCAGACCCTATGTGGAGATGACCCTGGATATCATGGAAAATTTTGGAGTGCACTGCCAGCAGGAATCGGAAACCCAATTTCATTTGGATAAACAAGTTTACCAGGCCAGGGATTACACTATTGAGGGAGATTACTCATCTGCATCATACCTCCTGAGTGCTGCTGCTATTTTAGATGGAGAAGTAACTGTCCAGAACCTTTTCTCAGAGTCTAAGCAGGGAGATAGGATAATATTGGATATTCTCCGAGAAATGGGTGCAAATATCAGTGTAAGGGAAGATCAGGTTACAGTAAAAGGAACAGTTGATTCTGATAAAAGAACAATAAAGTCATCCCATAAAGGAACAATAAATTCCTCCAATATGGGCACGTCCTCCAATATGGAAACTTCCTCCCATATAGGAACCACAAAGTCCAGTGATAAATATGCTGAATCAGGGAATGTAACCAGTGATCTTCAAGGAGTACAGGTTAACCTGGAAAACTCACCTGACCTCCTGCCCACGGTGGCAGCCCTGGCAGCAGTGGCCCAGGGAACATCCCAAATAACAGGCGTAGAACACGCCCGGTTCAAGGAAACCGACAGAGTGCATACCATGGCCCTAGAATTAGGTAAACTGGGAGTAAAGGTAACTGAGGAGAGGGATGGTCTCATAATTCAGGGAGGAGCACATGGCGGTGTGGTGGAAAGTCACGAAGACCATCGTCTGGTTATGGCTCTTACTCTGGTTGGACTCCTTACCGGAGGAGTGCGCATCAAAGGTGCAGCCGCACACAGGGTATCTTTCCCCAACTTCCCCCAGGTAATGGAAAGTTTGGGATGCCCCATCAAAATCATCTAA
- a CDS encoding small GTP-binding protein (PFAM: Miro-like protein~TIGRFAM: small GTP-binding protein domain), translating into MKHNKETKIVVMGAYNSGKTTTLEQICHNRAKVEYNGTTTALDYGNTLISGEKVHFFGTPGQERFRFMRRILSEGLDGAILVVDNSNGITSTDQEILERLDGFQVPYVVFANKQDLKSGNLEINSDAPVIPTIAHEGEGIVEGVEILLEIIKSNK; encoded by the coding sequence ATGAAACATAACAAGGAAACCAAAATTGTGGTTATGGGTGCCTATAACTCGGGAAAAACCACTACCTTAGAACAGATCTGTCACAACAGGGCCAAAGTTGAATATAATGGAACAACCACCGCCCTGGATTATGGTAACACCCTGATCAGTGGGGAAAAAGTACACTTCTTCGGAACCCCTGGCCAGGAACGCTTCCGCTTCATGCGCAGAATCCTCTCTGAGGGCTTAGATGGAGCAATACTGGTAGTGGATAACAGTAACGGAATTACATCCACTGACCAAGAAATCTTAGAACGTTTAGATGGATTCCAGGTTCCTTATGTTGTTTTCGCCAATAAACAGGATCTAAAATCCGGCAATCTGGAGATAAATTCTGATGCTCCTGTAATTCCCACCATTGCCCATGAAGGAGAGGGAATAGTGGAAGGAGTAGAAATACTTCTGGAAATAATTAAATCAAACAAATAA
- a CDS encoding putative endoIII-related endonuclease (PFAM: HhH-GPD superfamily base excision DNA repair protein; Iron-sulfur binding domain of endonuclease III; Helix-hairpin-helix motif~TIGRFAM: endonuclease III), whose protein sequence is MDLSERVDLIMERLQQQYDLRVFEDGDPYRVLIRTILSQRTRDDNTDRASAQLFSKYHTMAEIAEADPALLEPLIRPAGFYHVKAQRIVEVSRKLQDEFKGQVPDYMKGLLELPGVGRKTANCVLVYGFQKPAIPVDVHVHRISNRLGLVDTKHPEETEAELEKLVPREYWIELNDLMVQFGQTICRPQSPRHEECPLQELCDYYQNLEENSQ, encoded by the coding sequence ATGGACCTAAGTGAACGTGTAGATCTGATTATGGAACGTCTGCAACAACAGTACGATCTGCGGGTGTTCGAAGATGGAGACCCTTACAGGGTCCTGATCAGGACCATATTATCCCAGAGAACACGGGATGATAACACTGACCGTGCTTCGGCTCAACTTTTCTCAAAATATCACACCATGGCTGAGATTGCTGAGGCAGATCCAGCTCTCCTGGAACCACTGATCCGTCCGGCTGGATTTTACCATGTGAAAGCCCAACGTATTGTGGAAGTTTCCCGTAAACTCCAGGATGAATTTAAAGGCCAGGTCCCGGATTATATGAAGGGTCTCCTGGAATTACCGGGTGTAGGGCGCAAGACCGCCAACTGCGTGCTGGTGTACGGTTTCCAAAAACCAGCCATTCCCGTTGACGTCCACGTGCACCGTATAAGCAACCGACTGGGCCTGGTGGACACCAAACACCCTGAAGAAACTGAAGCTGAGCTGGAAAAGTTAGTTCCCAGGGAGTACTGGATTGAACTTAATGATTTGATGGTGCAGTTTGGACAGACCATCTGCCGCCCCCAGTCCCCCCGACATGAGGAATGTCCCCTACAGGAACTTTGTGATTATTATCAGAACCTGGAAGAGAATAGCCAGTGA
- a CDS encoding putative transcriptional regulator (PFAM: Domain of unknown function (DUF1724); Bacterial regulatory protein, arsR family) codes for MGATNISVNYLDVYSETKKLMRYTSSSSVRVTILLCLSEGLDTMSELKKETGISSSTISHNLSELEKRKITTKVGERYYLSSLGNIITLNLIENIKTNAAISKFQKLWLKHDLSNIPPELIKSIGDLHNSVLVEAESGEIFKPHETYQKIISGSEYIKGISPIFRFDYIDLYKKLVIDHGIDVELILTQDIVNQTMEGIDGQNLEYLQDFMSQDKVKFWVIPEDVKIAFTVTNKHLSLGLFHENGNYDNTKDLISDDQDAVAWGNQLFKYYRDQAQKLEL; via the coding sequence ATGGGGGCAACTAATATTAGCGTTAACTATCTTGATGTTTATTCCGAAACAAAAAAACTCATGCGATACACTTCCAGTTCTTCGGTTAGAGTTACAATTTTACTCTGTCTCAGTGAAGGTCTGGATACAATGAGTGAACTGAAAAAAGAGACGGGAATTAGCAGTTCCACCATATCTCATAACCTAAGTGAACTTGAAAAAAGGAAGATAACCACCAAGGTTGGGGAAAGATATTACTTATCATCACTTGGAAACATCATAACCCTCAACCTCATTGAGAATATAAAAACCAACGCTGCCATTAGTAAATTTCAAAAACTATGGTTGAAGCATGATCTAAGCAACATCCCCCCTGAATTAATAAAAAGTATTGGGGATCTACACAACTCAGTACTGGTTGAAGCAGAGTCAGGGGAGATTTTCAAACCCCATGAAACATATCAGAAGATAATATCTGGATCAGAATATATTAAAGGTATTTCACCCATTTTCCGTTTTGATTATATTGATCTATACAAAAAACTAGTGATTGACCATGGTATAGATGTGGAACTGATACTGACCCAGGACATAGTTAACCAGACCATGGAAGGTATTGACGGGCAGAATTTAGAGTACCTTCAGGATTTCATGTCACAAGATAAAGTCAAATTCTGGGTTATTCCTGAAGATGTGAAAATTGCGTTCACAGTTACCAATAAACATTTATCATTAGGTTTATTCCATGAAAATGGAAATTATGATAATACCAAAGATCTTATTAGTGATGACCAGGATGCAGTTGCCTGGGGTAACCAGCTATTTAAATATTATAGGGACCAGGCTCAGAAACTGGAACTTTAA